The genomic window AAATAAAGTTTACTTTGATGGATTCAATAGGAAAGAAAACTAAATTTCTTCAATTAGTAAAAGAAAATTTAGATCTGACAAATGTAACTGTTGTTACTTCAAGAGCGGAAGATTATATAAATGATGAGAATAGGGAGAGCTATGACTTAGGGTTGTGTAGAGGAGTTTCGAAACTTAGTACAATTTTAGAATACATACTTCCTTTCTTAAAAATAGATGGTGAATTTCTTTCACAAAAAATGGAAGGAACAGGTGAAGAGCAAGAGGCAACAAATGCTCTGAATATTTTAAAAGGTAGAATAGAAAATATCTATGACTTAAATCTTCCATTTTGTAATGATTCTAGGGTAGTAATTAGAATTAAAAAATTTGAATCAAATGATAAAAAATATCCAAGAAGATCAGGAATACCTTTAAAAAGACCTCTATAATTCAGGAGGAAAAAATGAAAGAATTTTATCAAAAGAACAAGAAAAAAGTAATAACAATGTTAACAACAGTTTTTGTCTTTCTTGGGGGATATTGGGCAGTAGTTTATCACCTTCCTAAAACAATAGAAGTCATTGTTCAAATGGTTTTAGGAACAACAATATCAAGTTCTTCAATAGAGTTTAAGGAGAATAAGATAGAGGTAAGGGATCTAAAAATTATCAATAAAAAAGAGATAATTATAGATGCACCAAAAGTAGATATACTTTATTCTAAAAAATCTTTAGAAGATCTTAGAATAGAGGAGATTATAATTTATGATGGAATTGCCAATATAACTAGAGAAAAAAATGGTGATATAAATATAGTTGCAGCTTTTACAGGTGGAACTAAGGAAGATAAAAATAAAGTTGAAACAGAAAAGGTTGAAGTAAAAAAAGAGGAAGTATATAAACCAGGAATTGCAGTACCAATAGATAAAATAACTGCTATAAATGCTACAACAAATTTTACAGATCTTTCATATAGAAATCCAATAAAAGAAACAGCTTATAATACAAATGGATATCTAACTTTCAGTAAAGAAACTGGAATTGATATGGAGTTTACTGGTAGCAATAATGGACAAATTTATACTTATAAACTAAATACAAGTG from uncultured Fusobacterium sp. includes these protein-coding regions:
- the rsmG gene encoding 16S rRNA (guanine(527)-N(7))-methyltransferase RsmG produces the protein MREYLLEGIKKIGLEYTEEKIDNLIKYLNLLVEYNSHTNLTAIRDEKGIIEKHFLDSLLLQNLIKEGTEKAIDIGTGAGFPGMVLAIFNPEIKFTLMDSIGKKTKFLQLVKENLDLTNVTVVTSRAEDYINDENRESYDLGLCRGVSKLSTILEYILPFLKIDGEFLSQKMEGTGEEQEATNALNILKGRIENIYDLNLPFCNDSRVVIRIKKFESNDKKYPRRSGIPLKRPL